From the genome of Thermodesulfobacteriota bacterium, one region includes:
- the aroC gene encoding chorismate synthase has protein sequence MPGNSFGRLFRITTWGESHGTALGVVIDGCPAGLEISEEDIQHELDRRRPGQSAITTQRKESDRIEILSGVFQGKTLGTPISLMVKNEDVISKSYEDIKDIYRPGHADYTYDLKYGIRDYRGGGRSSARETVGRVAAAAIAKKFLSLHGIKTLGYVKQVGDLVAEEIDLDEIENNPVRCPDRKKAGEMIELIDKVRREGDSIGGVVEVVSMGVPPGLGEPVFHKIDADLAAALMSIGGIRGFEVGMGFGVGRRRGSEVNDVMYMDDSGKLRFKTNNAGGILGGITNGDNLVIRIAIKPTSSIPKVQNTVDKFGAQKDLVVKGRHDPCLCPRAVPIAEAMVNLVLADHLLLAKASKI, from the coding sequence ATGCCCGGAAATTCCTTTGGCCGACTCTTTCGAATTACCACCTGGGGCGAGTCCCATGGTACGGCTTTAGGTGTGGTGATAGACGGCTGCCCGGCCGGACTAGAGATTTCGGAAGAGGATATTCAGCATGAGCTTGACCGTCGCCGCCCTGGCCAGAGCGCCATAACCACCCAGAGAAAGGAATCGGACAGAATAGAAATCCTATCCGGCGTGTTCCAGGGAAAAACGCTCGGTACCCCGATCTCGCTGATGGTTAAAAACGAGGACGTCATCTCAAAGTCCTATGAAGATATAAAAGACATTTATCGTCCTGGTCATGCCGACTACACCTATGACCTAAAATACGGGATAAGGGATTATCGAGGCGGCGGGAGGTCCTCTGCTAGAGAGACGGTGGGCCGGGTGGCCGCCGCCGCAATTGCAAAAAAATTTCTTTCACTGCACGGGATAAAAACCCTGGGCTACGTAAAGCAGGTCGGAGACTTGGTGGCCGAAGAAATAGATCTCGATGAAATAGAAAATAATCCGGTAAGATGCCCCGACCGGAAGAAAGCAGGGGAGATGATAGAGCTCATCGATAAAGTAAGACGGGAAGGTGACTCCATCGGAGGTGTAGTCGAAGTCGTTTCGATGGGCGTTCCTCCCGGACTGGGTGAGCCCGTTTTCCACAAAATTGACGCCGACCTGGCCGCCGCTCTCATGAGTATCGGAGGGATAAGGGGTTTTGAGGTAGGAATGGGATTCGGAGTGGGGAGGCGAAGAGGTTCTGAAGTAAACGACGTAATGTATATGGACGATTCTGGAAAGCTACGGTTTAAGACGAATAATGCCGGCGGTATTCTCGGCGGGATCACAAACGGCGACAATCTAGTAATAAGAATTGCCATAAAACCTACTTCCTCAATACCCAAGGTGCAAAACACCGTCGACAAATTCGGAGCCCAGAAAGATCTGGTAGTAAAGGGAAGGCATGACCCTTGTCTCTGTCCCAGAGCCGTCCCTATCGCCGAAGCAATGGTAAACCTGGTTCTAGCAGACCATCTACTTTTAGCAAAAGCTTCAAAGATCTAA
- a CDS encoding type 1 glutamine amidotransferase domain-containing protein: MRLKGKRAAVLAENLYEELELWYPYHRLREEGAEVLIVGTGSSDTYNGKHGYPVRVNTTADKIKAEDFDCVVVPGGYAPDYMRRYPALLKLVRDAFDQGKVVGAICHAGWVLVSSGILKGRKVTCYSAIKDDIVNAGAEYINAEVVIDGNLVTSRKPDDLPAFMREIIKALEER; encoded by the coding sequence ATGAGACTAAAAGGTAAAAGAGCAGCCGTCCTGGCAGAAAACCTTTATGAGGAATTAGAGCTCTGGTATCCATACCACCGCCTGAGGGAGGAAGGAGCCGAGGTATTGATTGTGGGAACCGGAAGCTCAGATACTTATAACGGCAAACACGGTTATCCGGTTAGAGTCAACACGACTGCTGACAAAATTAAGGCTGAAGATTTTGATTGCGTCGTAGTCCCGGGCGGCTATGCCCCCGATTACATGCGTCGTTACCCGGCATTGCTTAAGCTGGTAAGGGATGCCTTCGACCAGGGAAAAGTGGTCGGAGCAATTTGCCATGCCGGATGGGTCTTGGTCTCATCGGGGATTCTCAAGGGAAGAAAGGTAACATGCTATAGCGCGATTAAGGATGACATCGTCAACGCCGGTGCCGAGTATATAAATGCGGAGGTGGTGATAGACGGTAATTTGGTAACATCTCGTAAGCCGGATGACCTTCCCGCTTTTATGCGCGAGATCATTAAAGCACTTGAGGAAAGATAA